Sequence from the Castanea sativa cultivar Marrone di Chiusa Pesio chromosome 12, ASM4071231v1 genome:
cttagaaattataggagaagaagataaggacaaaaaaaaatatgtatattttttttaaatctaacaaaatttcttcaatttggtgAAGCCACTTAGCGCAACTACAGCTTTTAAGCCCAACTTCtattatatttgagaatataataaaagttgggcttaaaatactttcaaataacaatataacaatataaataggttaattttaaaaaatatatattgcataaactatattttgttagaaaaataatcacatcatTTTTAGAAGGGTTTGGACTAACACTTATAAGtctcatttattattttcatttttcacttaaaaaaaaaacaaattgtcaaattttcCTACGCACTGTGCGCTTCTACTACTGGTAATATTAATAGTTCAGATGAGTTTGCTGATACCAGGTAACACTAACCCAATAGAGCTGGATGGTTATATTTCCCAATTCCCATATGCATTTCCAAAGAAATTTATGTTTCATGTACTATTtgcccaaattttcaaaattcaccatGAATGTAAGCTTCCTAAACTTAactcaaatggcacttcctccTTCCATAAGAATATGTGGATAATAAGGTCGTGGGTTCAAAATCGAAACCCACTGGATAAATGTGTACCTTACCGGGGGAAAAAATGTAAGCTTGCATGCATAAACAAGAAGTAAACAACCATTGGATGGAAAGATAAGAATACACTGACAGTCTTTAAGGAAACTAACAATTACAACTTTCAGTAACATAATGTATCAATTTAACATTATGTATAGAATTCCTTCATATAATTAGGCCCAGGCTTATAGGGATCAGATTCCTCATATGCATCTTTTCGGTAAGCCCCCAAATCGTTCACACGATTACTGAGCACGTGAAGGGCTGCTTTTTTCTTACCTCCATACTCATCTGGGTTGTTCTCAACGTAGCTATTGGCCTCGGCAGCTACCTCATTCACAAAAGCAAACCGGTTCTCCTCTGATAGCAACAATCTTTCAATGTCCATAGTCATTACCTTTCCCGATTCCTTTATCTTCCTCTCCTGCTCCTCAAGGAAAGGAACCCGCTCCATTTGGTAGCGCATTACGTCATCCTTCTTCGTctaaaacaaagaaattacTGCATGAGTACTACTAGACAATGCTAATGAGCATGTGAGAGAAGGTTTTCCAATAACATCATCACAAAAATTATTGTCTTAGCAAGTCTATTAAATCGTGATTCAGTCACAATTTCATTTCTCAAGCAGATAAACAATAATGCATAAGAAGCAGCTGCTGCAGTACCAAACTGCTCGCCTAGTATCTTGCCGTAGCTATATTCAATTGTTACAACTAGTGGGGGAGGAGGGATTCAAACTCTGATTCCCCTTATAAAAGAAACCAAACAATGCCACTGAGCTACAAGGCTGTTGGGAGTATCCTTCCCTTAGCTCTAAATAATGCATTATCAGGATTAAGAGGAATAATCAAAGGATTTCTGTTTGATTATAGGGAATACAGACTAAAAGCTAATGTAAGGCACTCCAGTTAAATCAGTAGTAGGAAAACGCCCTTTCCTTCTGGTGTCAAGTTGAATTTTATAAGAACAGCATCCACACCAGAAGTTTATTTCCGTTAACTTATGTTGAAGAATAAAATGTCCTATCTTGCACACGAAATGGCTAATTTGCAATCCAATTCAGTTGTTAAACATCTAAATTTTTCTGACTGGAACTCTTAAGACTTTCTCTGATTCCCCAACTCCCAAGTCCTGGTGGTAGGCTAGAATTACTTCCCCCTTTGTCATTCATGCAAGGTCAGAGCTTCCTGTCATACTCTCATCAGTATTTAGCTTGAACGGTAAAATACCCATCTAGCCATTCTAGCCAATAATCAAGATATAGAAAAATACACATTACCACATTAGAAAATGTACAAGCCACCCATAATTCTTAACAAC
This genomic interval carries:
- the LOC142618704 gene encoding protein PLASTID TRANSCRIPTIONALLY ACTIVE 7 — translated: MLPLKVTGQIPEPNRRWHCRSLGKNSVAISKESKRERHREITKSPAMAISTLLPFFTLSSSSSSSAPPRIEIGAGNSWRLSCSIRSQVMSKMQKDGRGRRVWRRRKLTKKDDVMRYQMERVPFLEEQERKIKESGKVMTMDIERLLLSEENRFAFVNEVAAEANSYVENNPDEYGGKKKAALHVLSNRVNDLGAYRKDAYEESDPYKPGPNYMKEFYT